In Sparus aurata chromosome 2, fSpaAur1.1, whole genome shotgun sequence, a single genomic region encodes these proteins:
- the alkbh8 gene encoding alkylated DNA repair protein alkB homolog 8 isoform X2: MDPSVENNVRAVRRSKEEKKVLKRQIKASHTLLKHEGISTTSQPTKSLVVANGGLGNGVSREELSAVLKEMGELETLIMHPHKPYAFVTYRSEECARKAHVHLNGEKLQCGGNSVTLYLSFVDSVTCEEEASVPLPEGLVLVEDFVSPEEEAQLLAAIDWSSANDDITAQKALKHRRVKHYGFEFRYDNNNVDKDKPLPAGIPQECLPALELCVRNKHINIMPDQLTVNQYESGQGIPPHVDTHSAFEDTIMSLSLGAQTVMEFRHPDGRLVPVVLPGRSLLVMKGESRYLWTHGITPRKFDTVPACDPQSPALTPPDVRTHSNLTLSKRGTRTSLTFRKIRHEPCRCAFPSACDSQGAPSTSPPSPPSLPRCHDDAAQLEEEYVHRVYDAIASHFSSTRHSPWPQVCHFLSSLPPGSVLADVGCGNGKYLGVSTEVGCDRSSALIQICAERGFQAFVSDALSVPLRSATCDACISIAVIHHFSTQERRLAAVRELVRLLKPGGRALIYVWAFEQEYNKQRSKYLKEQNKEHPENHSPINKASEDSHRPVDNIQDVSKVTDGKLSVHTNRTSFNTQDLLVPWHLKEGKRQGEEESGEGVKKEKRKEKSKKSSGNSCSADSSSSSTRSDCNPDPCPGFDSNMTPGSVQETSDATHSPDSKPSPSDDSAHNTTSAPKSESSPVPVFHRYYHVFQQGELELLCGQVAGVKVQSSYHDQGNWCVILEKDSIEMN; the protein is encoded by the exons ATGGATCCCAGTGTGGAAAACAACGTGAGGGCCGTCAGGCGGAgtaaagaggagaagaaagttCTCAAAAGACAAATTAAAGCCAGCCACACTTTGCTGAAACATGAAGGCATCAGCACAACATCGCAGCCTACCAAG agCTTGGTGGTGGCTAATGGCGGCCTGGGGAATGGCGTCAGTCGGGAGGAGCTGTCTGCAGTCCTGAAAGAGATGGGAGAGCTGGAGACGCTGATCATGCACCCTCACAAGCCCTACGCCTTCGTCACGTACAG ATCTGAAGAGTGTGCTCGGAAAGCCCACGTCCACCTGAATGGAGAAAAGCTTCAATGTGGAGGGAACAGTGTCACACTCTACCTCAGTTTTGTTGACTCAG taacCTGTGAAGAGGAGGCGTCTGTTCCCTTGCCAGAGGGATTAGTCCTTGTGGAAGATTTTGTGTCTCCGGAGGAAGAGGCTCAGCTGCTTGCTGCCATTGATTGGTCCTCTGCTAACGATGATATCACTG CCCAAAAAGCTCTGAAGCACAGACGAGTCAAACATTACGGCTTTGAGTTTCGTTACGACAACAACAACGTGGATAAGGACAAGCCTTTACCTGCAG GTATCCCTCAGGAGTGTCTACCTGCTCTGGAGCTGTGTGTGAggaacaaacacatcaacatcaTGCCGGACCAGCTGACTGTCAACCAGTATGAGTCTGGACAAG GTATTCCTCCTCACGTGGACACTCACTCTGCCTTCGAGGACACCATCATGTCACTGAGCCTGGGGGCGCAG ACGGTGATGGAGTTCCGTCACCCTGATGGTCGTCTTGTACCCGTCGTGTTGCCTGGACGGAGCCTCCTGGTGATGAAGGGCGAGAGCAGATACCTCTGGACACATGG GATTACTCCTCGGAAGTTTGACACGGTGCCAGCCTGCGACCCACAATCCCCTGCTCTTACACCGCCAGACGTCAGGACCCACAGCAACCTCACTCTGAGCAAGAGGGGCACCCGCACGTCTTTAACTTTCCGCAAGATCAGACATGAACCCTGCCGCTGTG cctTCCCCTCTGCCTGCGACAGTCAGGGAGCTCCCTCAACATCTCCGCCGTCTCCCCCCTCGCTGCCTCGTTGCCATGACGACGCTGCCCAACTCGAGGAGGAGTACGTTCACCGGGTGTACGACGCCATCGCCTCCCACTTCAGCAGCACTCGACACTCCCCCTGGCCTCAGGTTTGCCACTTCTTGTCCTCACTCCCGCCCGGCAGCGTGCTGGCTGATGTGGGCTGTGGAAATGGGAAATACCTAGGTGTCAGCACAGAG GTCGGTTGTGACCGTAGCAGCGCTCTGATCCAGATCTGTGCAGAGAGGGGTTTCCAGGCTTTTGTATCTGATGCTCTCAGTGTTCCGCTGCGTTCAGCCACATGCGATGCCTGTATCTCTATCGCTGTCATACACCACTTTTCCACACAG gaGCGTCGGCTAGCAGCAGTGAGGGAGCTGGTGAGACTTTTAAAGCCTGGAGGTCGAGCTCTCATCTACGTTTGGGCTTTTGAACAAGAGTACAACAAGCAGAGGTCCAAGTACCTCAAAGAGCAGAACAAAGAGCATCCTGAGAACCACAGCCCCATTAACAAAGCATCCGAAGACAGCCACAGGCCTGTAGACAACATACAAGATGTTAGCAAAGTGACTGATGGCAAGCTTAGTGTTCATACCAACCGTACGTCCTTCAACACCCAGGACCTGTTGGTTCCCTGGCACCTGAAAGAAGGGAAGAGACAAGGGGAGGAGGAATCTGGAGAAGGTGTTaagaaggagaaaaggaaagagaagtCCAAAAAGTCTTCAGGAAactcctgctctgctgataGTTCGAGTTCTTCAACCAGATCAGACTGTAACCCTGATCCCTGCCCGGGTTTTGACTCCAACATGACTCCTGGATCAGTTCAGGAAACAAGTGATGCCACACACAGCCCAGACTCTAAACCCAGTCCAAGTGATGACTCTGCTCATAACACCACCTCTGCTCCAAAGTCTGAAAGCAGCCCGGTGCCTGTTTTTCACCGCTATTACCACGTGTtccagcagggggagctggAGCTGTTGTGTGGTCAGGTGGCTGGAGTCAAGGTGCAGAGCAGCTACCACGACCAGGGAAACTGGTGCGTTATATTAGAGAAGGACTCAATAGAGATGAACTGA
- the alkbh8 gene encoding alkylated DNA repair protein alkB homolog 8 isoform X1 produces the protein MDPSVENNVRAVRRSKEEKKVLKRQIKASHTLLKHEGISTTSQPTKSLVVANGGLGNGVSREELSAVLKEMGELETLIMHPHKPYAFVTYRSEECARKAHVHLNGEKLQCGGNSVTLYLSFVDSVTCEEEASVPLPEGLVLVEDFVSPEEEAQLLAAIDWSSANDDITAQKALKHRRVKHYGFEFRYDNNNVDKDKPLPAGIPQECLPALELCVRNKHINIMPDQLTVNQYESGQGIPPHVDTHSAFEDTIMSLSLGAQTVMEFRHPDGRLVPVVLPGRSLLVMKGESRYLWTHGITPRKFDTVPACDPQSPALTPPDVRTHSNLTLSKRGTRTSLTFRKIRHEPCRCAFPSACDSQGAPSTSPPSPPSLPRCHDDAAQLEEEYVHRVYDAIASHFSSTRHSPWPQVCHFLSSLPPGSVLADVGCGNGKYLGVSTEVIAVGCDRSSALIQICAERGFQAFVSDALSVPLRSATCDACISIAVIHHFSTQERRLAAVRELVRLLKPGGRALIYVWAFEQEYNKQRSKYLKEQNKEHPENHSPINKASEDSHRPVDNIQDVSKVTDGKLSVHTNRTSFNTQDLLVPWHLKEGKRQGEEESGEGVKKEKRKEKSKKSSGNSCSADSSSSSTRSDCNPDPCPGFDSNMTPGSVQETSDATHSPDSKPSPSDDSAHNTTSAPKSESSPVPVFHRYYHVFQQGELELLCGQVAGVKVQSSYHDQGNWCVILEKDSIEMN, from the exons ATGGATCCCAGTGTGGAAAACAACGTGAGGGCCGTCAGGCGGAgtaaagaggagaagaaagttCTCAAAAGACAAATTAAAGCCAGCCACACTTTGCTGAAACATGAAGGCATCAGCACAACATCGCAGCCTACCAAG agCTTGGTGGTGGCTAATGGCGGCCTGGGGAATGGCGTCAGTCGGGAGGAGCTGTCTGCAGTCCTGAAAGAGATGGGAGAGCTGGAGACGCTGATCATGCACCCTCACAAGCCCTACGCCTTCGTCACGTACAG ATCTGAAGAGTGTGCTCGGAAAGCCCACGTCCACCTGAATGGAGAAAAGCTTCAATGTGGAGGGAACAGTGTCACACTCTACCTCAGTTTTGTTGACTCAG taacCTGTGAAGAGGAGGCGTCTGTTCCCTTGCCAGAGGGATTAGTCCTTGTGGAAGATTTTGTGTCTCCGGAGGAAGAGGCTCAGCTGCTTGCTGCCATTGATTGGTCCTCTGCTAACGATGATATCACTG CCCAAAAAGCTCTGAAGCACAGACGAGTCAAACATTACGGCTTTGAGTTTCGTTACGACAACAACAACGTGGATAAGGACAAGCCTTTACCTGCAG GTATCCCTCAGGAGTGTCTACCTGCTCTGGAGCTGTGTGTGAggaacaaacacatcaacatcaTGCCGGACCAGCTGACTGTCAACCAGTATGAGTCTGGACAAG GTATTCCTCCTCACGTGGACACTCACTCTGCCTTCGAGGACACCATCATGTCACTGAGCCTGGGGGCGCAG ACGGTGATGGAGTTCCGTCACCCTGATGGTCGTCTTGTACCCGTCGTGTTGCCTGGACGGAGCCTCCTGGTGATGAAGGGCGAGAGCAGATACCTCTGGACACATGG GATTACTCCTCGGAAGTTTGACACGGTGCCAGCCTGCGACCCACAATCCCCTGCTCTTACACCGCCAGACGTCAGGACCCACAGCAACCTCACTCTGAGCAAGAGGGGCACCCGCACGTCTTTAACTTTCCGCAAGATCAGACATGAACCCTGCCGCTGTG cctTCCCCTCTGCCTGCGACAGTCAGGGAGCTCCCTCAACATCTCCGCCGTCTCCCCCCTCGCTGCCTCGTTGCCATGACGACGCTGCCCAACTCGAGGAGGAGTACGTTCACCGGGTGTACGACGCCATCGCCTCCCACTTCAGCAGCACTCGACACTCCCCCTGGCCTCAGGTTTGCCACTTCTTGTCCTCACTCCCGCCCGGCAGCGTGCTGGCTGATGTGGGCTGTGGAAATGGGAAATACCTAGGTGTCAGCACAGAGGTGATTGCT GTCGGTTGTGACCGTAGCAGCGCTCTGATCCAGATCTGTGCAGAGAGGGGTTTCCAGGCTTTTGTATCTGATGCTCTCAGTGTTCCGCTGCGTTCAGCCACATGCGATGCCTGTATCTCTATCGCTGTCATACACCACTTTTCCACACAG gaGCGTCGGCTAGCAGCAGTGAGGGAGCTGGTGAGACTTTTAAAGCCTGGAGGTCGAGCTCTCATCTACGTTTGGGCTTTTGAACAAGAGTACAACAAGCAGAGGTCCAAGTACCTCAAAGAGCAGAACAAAGAGCATCCTGAGAACCACAGCCCCATTAACAAAGCATCCGAAGACAGCCACAGGCCTGTAGACAACATACAAGATGTTAGCAAAGTGACTGATGGCAAGCTTAGTGTTCATACCAACCGTACGTCCTTCAACACCCAGGACCTGTTGGTTCCCTGGCACCTGAAAGAAGGGAAGAGACAAGGGGAGGAGGAATCTGGAGAAGGTGTTaagaaggagaaaaggaaagagaagtCCAAAAAGTCTTCAGGAAactcctgctctgctgataGTTCGAGTTCTTCAACCAGATCAGACTGTAACCCTGATCCCTGCCCGGGTTTTGACTCCAACATGACTCCTGGATCAGTTCAGGAAACAAGTGATGCCACACACAGCCCAGACTCTAAACCCAGTCCAAGTGATGACTCTGCTCATAACACCACCTCTGCTCCAAAGTCTGAAAGCAGCCCGGTGCCTGTTTTTCACCGCTATTACCACGTGTtccagcagggggagctggAGCTGTTGTGTGGTCAGGTGGCTGGAGTCAAGGTGCAGAGCAGCTACCACGACCAGGGAAACTGGTGCGTTATATTAGAGAAGGACTCAATAGAGATGAACTGA